In Vicia villosa cultivar HV-30 ecotype Madison, WI unplaced genomic scaffold, Vvil1.0 ctg.001198F_1_1, whole genome shotgun sequence, a genomic segment contains:
- the LOC131633992 gene encoding uncharacterized protein LOC131633992, which yields MKVTMVATIILLAFSLLGIMVGAEKVAPFPPPPNGPPSPPNPIVITDYSPPPPPLPPPPPQASPLAASRFSRVMIILISVAAVVGALILIVLILIFFEIYLLYKEDQLLLKNSGHGEPRGDQISPEQVLNQVGEGEETVVDVVV from the exons ATGAAGGTAACCATGGTAGCAACTATCATTCTTCTTGCATTTTCACTCCTGGGCATAATGGTTGGAGCAGAGAAGGTTGCACCTTTCCCTCCGCCACCGAATGGTCCGCCTTCCCCTCCAAATCCGATAGTTATTACGGATTACAGCCCTCcgccaccacctcttcctccccCACCACCGCAAGCTTCTCCTCTGGCTGCATCCCGGTTCTCAAGGGTAATGATTATTCTCATATCTGTTGCAGCTGTGGTTGGAGCACTTATTCTGATCGTCCTTATTTTGATCTTCTTTGAAATCTATCTATTGTACAAAGAAGATCAGCTTCTGCTCAAAAACAGCGGCCACGGTGAACCTAGAGGCGATCAGATCAGCCCTGAGCAGGTTTTGAATCAG GTCGGGGAAGGGGAAGAGACGGTGGTGGACGTGGTTGTGTGA